In Mytilus edulis chromosome 4, xbMytEdul2.2, whole genome shotgun sequence, the following proteins share a genomic window:
- the LOC139521288 gene encoding uncharacterized protein → MNSLSGQTAATDKPKMNINNSTQGISAQSGFSDVSVSSIDSAFQRLASTLHEGFNLPKPELLTFNGTPLDYSKFIRNFETNIEGRISDNSLRLSYLIQYCRGEAKCCIEDCVLLDSDEGYKRARAILYSRYGRPHVIARSFIEKLVYGAQIKASDIEGLSKLALEMQKCEITLSQLGFNSDIDNSENLRCIVKRFPMHMKTRWVDIAHSISESGREPRFSDLAKFVDEKSRIASSMYGYDLCRENNQNKTDNRVFTSKHHNNDTVNSKITTLSTQSLDNTANYEQTCKCCTGTCVDLTSCSKFKSMSLDDRYKLVRMLKLCYNCLKGKHFANNCRKSKACTVSDCNVKHNILLHSWSQPGFDHAATQPSVNCAATKGSMIKNCLGIVPVLVKGQNGNSCKIFALLDDGADQTLCDERLLQKLNIVSKPVTFEMSTVNSSGCTIHGQEVDLQVKAIDGNDKVSLKKVWSVKKLPISARSAAENVDIRKLPYLADIQIPSTDLTEVMLLIGTDSPNAHIPLEVRSGNENQPYAIRSRLGWAIRGPIEDMHASNVINDDRAREDKNCLSTDDTEAMKMKESVLYHPARRMPSPTHRSSKSMSNRRSRSRSAFASPGKAAKRTRSKNPRRGKKRARSPSKKARKEETKGGPGERKPQQRSKWQREQQDVELDDIVLVADDIQRG, encoded by the coding sequence ATGAACTCTCTTTCCGGACAAACTGCAGCAACTGATAAACCAAAGATGAACATTAATAACAGTACACAGGGAATCAGTGCTCAGTCTGGATTTTCGGATGTAAGTGTTTCCAGCATAGATTCGGCTTTTCAACGCCTAGCATCTACACTTCACGAAGGGTTTAATTTGCCAAAACCAGAATTATTAACTTTTAATGGAACTCCGTTAGACTATAGTAAGTTTATACGGAACTTTGAGACAAACATTGAAGGTAGAATAAGTGATAATAGTTTGAGACTGAGTTATTTAATTCAGTACTGTAGAGGTGAAGCAAAGTGTTGTATAGAAGATTGTGTATTATTAGATTCTGATGAGGGTTACAAACGTGCTAGGGCAATATTGTACTCCCGATACGGTAGGCCACATGTAATTGCtagatcatttattgaaaaattagtgTACGGCGCTCAGATTAAAGCGTCAGATATTGAAGGTTTATCTAAATTGGCATTAGaaatgcaaaaatgtgaaatcacATTGTCTCAGTTAGGTTTTAATTCAGATATTGATAATTCTGAAAATTTAAGGTGTATTGTTAAACGCTTTCCAATGCATATGAAAACAAGATGGGTCGACATTGCTCATTCAATTAGTGAGTCTGGTAGAGAACCCCGTTTTTCTGACTTAGCTAAATTTGTAGACGAAAAATCACGCATTGCTAGTTCTATGTATGGGTACGATCTTTGTAGAGAAAACAATCAGAACAAGACTGATAATAGGGTTTTTACAAGTAAACATCATAATAATGATACAGTTAATAGTAAGATTACTACGTTAAGTACTCAAAGTTTAGATAACACAGCTAATTATGagcaaacatgtaaatgttgtACAGGTACATGTGTAGATTTGACATCTTGTAGCAAATTCAAGTCAATGAGTTTAGATGATAGGTATAAATTAGTACGCATgttaaaattgtgttataattgtttaaaaggGAAGCATTTTGCTAACAATTGTAGAAAATCAAAAGCATGCACTGTATCTGACTGTAATGTTAAGcataatattttattgcatagTTGGTCTCAGCCCGGTTTTGATCATGCAGCTACTCAGCCGTCAGTAAATTGCGCAGCTACTAAAGGTTCTATGATTAAGAACTGTTTAGGAATTGTTCCTGTCCTCGTTAAGGGTCAGAACGGTAACTCTTGCAAAATATTTGCCTTGCTAGATGACGGAGCAGATCAAACTTTATGTGATGAACGAttacttcagaaattaaatatAGTCAGCAAGCCGGTCACTTTCGAGATGTCTACTGTTAACTCTTCTGGTTGTACAATTCACGGTCAAGAAGTTGACTTACAAGTAAAAGCTATTGACGGAAATGATAAGGTGTCGTTAAAAAAGGTCTGGTCAGTAAAGAAGCTTCCAATTTCAGCTCGATCTGCCGCAGAAaatgtagatataagaaaattGCCGTATTTAGCCGATATACAGATACCCTCTACTGATTTAACCGAGGTCATGTTGTTAATAGGTACAGATTCACCTAACGCTCACATTCCGCTAGAAGTAAGGTCCGGTAACGAAAACCAACCATATGCAATTCGCTCACGCCTCGGATGGGCTATTCGTGGTCCTATTGAAGATATGCATGCGTCAAATGTTATAAATGATGATAGAGCACGAGAAGACAAGAATTGCTTGTCTACAGATGATACAGAGGCTATGAAAATGAAGGAGTCAGTCTTGTATCACCCAGCAAGACGGATGCCAAGCCCAACTCATCGTTCATCCAAGTCCATGTCCAACAGAAGGAGCAGGAGCAGGTCAGCATTTGCCTCCCCGGGTAAGGCAGCAAAACGTACTCGTTCCAAGAACCCAAGAAGGGGAAAGAAAAGGGCAAGGTCTCCATCCAAGAAAGCAAGAAAGGAGGAAACAAAAGGAGGTCCAGGGGAAAGAAAGCCGCAGCAAAGAAGCAAATGGCAGAGGGAACAACAAGATGTTGAATTAGACGATATTGTTTTAGTTGCTGATGATATACAGAGAGGATAA
- the LOC139521289 gene encoding piggyBac transposable element-derived protein 4-like — protein MDNWFSSPKLMNDLRNRGTYATGTVIARRKGLPASFKTARLPKGSVVVKSQRDLLAILYVDRRNVTFLTTSENARTVRKVNSKGRVVSAPSVVHKYNQTMDGVDLGDQLLLKFEPQFKGVKLWRKILFNLLTTATVNAYICYRNCFLVQRKLDHVKFQNAVVRGLIGDFRGGKRRRGRRPDNIPIANAIRMHFLDVIPDGKRRKCVKCSGYYKYRKSRISTWCSVCGVGLCVGRCFREFHSYGQEE, from the exons ATGGATAATTGGTTTTCATCACCTAAACTGATGAACGACCTAAGGAACCGGGGAACGTATGCAACAGGAACTGTAATAGCAAGACGGAAGGGCTTACCTGCAAGTTTTAAAACAGCTCGGCTCCCCAAAGGAAGTGTTGTTGTTAAATCACAGAGAGATCTTTTGGCTATTTTGTACGTAGATCGGAGAAATGTGACTTTCCTGACAACAAGTGAAAATGCACG AACTGTGCGAAAAGTTAATAGTAAAGGTAGAGTTGTGTCTGCTCCAAGTGTTGTCCACAAATACAACCAGACCATGGACGGTGTCGATCTTGGGGATCAGCTTTTGCTTAAATTTGAGCCACAATTTAAAGGTGTGAAACTCTGGAGAAAAATTCTCTTCAACCTTCTTACTACAGCTACAG taaatgcATATATATGCTACAGAAACTGTTTTCTTGTCCAGAGGAAATTAGACCATGTGAAATTTCAAAACGCAGTAGTTCGTGGTTTGATCGGGGATTTTAGAGGAGGCAAGAGAAGGAGGGGGAGAAGACCAGACAATATTCCTATTGCAAATGCAATAAGGATGCATTTTCTTGATGTTATTCCTGATGGCAAGAGGCGAAAATGTGTTAAGTGTTCAGGTTATTACAAGTACAGGAAATCCCGTATATCAACATGGTGTTCTGTATGTGGCGTGGGTCTTTGTGTTGGTCGATGTTTCAGAGAGTTTCATTCATATGGACAGGAAGAGTAA
- the LOC139519199 gene encoding toll-like receptor 4, with amino-acid sequence MKRLLIFVWTMDLHILSSVILFQTNIYISYSITAPLIMNNDKLKQRCDERRVTTAVYVDCSNRNLTSIPPLPKLATSVDLTNNLLRMILFRNPFQGMSDLREINLSDNPLEYVSVNLFTGLFNLSKLIIRNSLLYKQTTLVLDSLLAGLYNLKEFSLTFEIPKNRKFSPVPCSFRYKSQPFENIDAIGFAEILEIDTALLKWQTNETFKKVIYQTKSLHLINGFVCFYGTLTNRQFYYMPFLEMIKIDNIFLTSKLTDNFITTQKHLQHLAIYGPNTPYGYAIDLIYNVSVSISDLYKLKTLLLNGISNDLRLKFHCSLGLHNLSALNSLQTVSIIGNSLSFNSAEECDNFPKSLQHLDLQDNCFSSYDINYSVLFFNKQIKTLNASNQNRCSFKSLHKEWKQTQFPTQPAVETKNVYDLEWFVLTNSKEPLDFGESNDFYPNLTYMDLSSNFKVNNKIPSFFSSCRPSMIFFNMSKCKLSEIEEYSLSNLSKLETLDLSSNMLGSIGCVLSDRLSNLVSLEVLNIADNQINCFNSVRSMRNLQRLNMSNNQLQSFDASLEYNLNLEYIDLSNNRISKLSEDNMRDLTAIAGQHNVEVILSGNVLLCTCDTLQILEWMIKTKVKLVKRNEYLCSYSNGSISTLKEISHIYSSLNNECSHKSTLIIFISVIIAFFLVMVSGILMYKFRWQIRYWYYKNKIKIPYKPTSYGYEQIFEYDVFISYASEDYEIARSGTLNELETKRGVHACIHERDFQPGESIALNISKGIRNSRRTILFVSDSFLKSEWCMYELNIARMESLHSKRKLILTVMIETIPYASIPFDVLDIINTYTYLKYPANKNDKDINVFWNKCAEFVLES; translated from the exons ATGAAACG ATTATTAATTTTCGTTTGGACGATGGACTTGCATATCCTTTCATCAGTAATACTTTTTCAAACTAACATTTACATCAGCTATAGTATAACAGCTCCACTGATAATGAATAACGACAAACTCAAACAAAGGTGTGATGAACGTAGGGTGACGACAGCTGTATATGTGGACTGTTCAAACAGAAATTTGACATCTATTCCGCCATTACCAAAATTGGCTACGTCTGTAGATTTGACAAATAATCTATTACGTATGATTTTGTTTCGGAATCCGTTTCAGGGAATGTCCGATTTACGAGAAATAAATTTATCGGATAATCCATTGGAATATGTTTCCGTCAACTTATTTACCGGATTGTTTAACCTCTCAAAACTTATAATCAGAAATTCCCTTTTATACAAGCAAACAACGCTTGTACTAGATTCGTTACTAGCAGGATTATATAATTTGAAAGAATTCTCGTTAACTTTTGAAATACCAAAGAATAGAAAATTCAGCCCTGTCCCGTGTTCTTTCAGGTACAAAAGTCAACCGTTTGAAAACATTGATGCTATCGGATTTGCTGAAATCTTAGAGATAGACACAGCATTGTTAAAATGGCAAACgaatgaaacatttaaaaaggTTATATATCAAACCAAATCACTACACCTTATAAACGGTTTTGTGTGCTTTTATGGTACATTAACAAATCGGCAATTTTATTATATGCCTTTTCTGGAAATGATAAAAAtagacaatatttttttaacaagtaAACTTACTGATAATTTTATTACCACACAGAAACATTTACAACATCTTGCGATATATGGTCCGAACACACCATATGGATACGCCATTGATCTAATATACAATGTGTCGGTTTCAATTTCTGATTTGTACAAATTAAAAACACTGCTTTTAAACGGGATCTCAAATGATTTAAGACTGAAGTTCCATTGTAGTCTAGGATTACATAACCTTAGTGCACTAAATTCTCTTCAAACTGTGTCAATAATTGGAAACAGTTTATCGTTTAATTCCGCAGAAGAATGTGACAACTTTCCAAAATCTTTGCAACATCTTGATTTACAGGATAACTGTTTTTCGAGTTACGATATAAATTACAGTGTTCTTTTTTTCAATAAGCAAATCAAGACCCTAAATGCAAGCAACCAGAACAGATGCTCGTTTAAGTCCCTGCACAAGGAATGGAAACAAACACAGTTTCCTACACAACCTGCCGTTGAAACCAAAAATGTGTATGATTTAGAATGGTTTGTTTTGACAAATTCCAAAGAGCCGTTGGATTTTGGAGAATCCAATGATTTCTATCCGAACCTAACATACATGGATTTATCATCTAACTTCAAAGTCAACAACAAAATTCCTTCCTTCTTTTCTTCATGTCGTCCTAgtatgatattttttaatatgtcaaaatgtaaacTTTCAGAAATAGAAGAATATTCATTGTCTAATCTCAGTAAATTAGAAACACTGGATCTGTCATCTAATATGCTTGGAAGTATCGGTTGTGTCCTCAGTGATAGATTGAGCAATCTTGTATCTCTAGAAGTACTTAATATTGCAGATAATCAAATAAATTGTTTCAACTCCGTGAGGTCCATGAGAAACTTGCAAAGATTAAATATGTCCAACAATCAATTGCAAAGCTTCGATGCATCCCTGGAGTATAATTTAAACCTAGAATACATTGATCTCTCAAATAATAGAATATCAAAACTTTCAGAAGACAATATGAGGGATTTAACTGCAATTGCTGGACAACACAATGTGGAAGTAATTCTATCAGGAAACGTTTTGTTGTGCACGTGTGACACACTACAGATACTGGAATGGATGATAAAGACAAAAGTTAAATTAGTGAAGCGTAACGAGTATCTATGTTCTTACAGTAATGGGAGTATTTCCACTCTGAAAGAAATATCTCACATATATAGTAGTCTAAACAACGAATGTTCACATAAATCAACTTTGATCATTTTTATTAGTGTCATTATTGCTTTTTTTCTTGTAATGGTAAGTGGAATACTTATGTACAAATTCCGATGGCAAATACGGTATTGGtactacaaaaataaaattaagattcCGTACAAACCAACGTCCTACGGTTACGAACAAATATTTGAATACGATGTATTCATTTCGTATGCATCTGAAGATTATGAAATAGCTAGATCTGGGACTCTGAATGAGCTAGAAACTAAACGTGGCGTACATGCCTGCATTCATGAAAGAGATTTTCAACCGGGAGAATCGATAGCTCTGAATATTTCAAAAGGAATACGAAATAGTAGGCGAACTATTTTATTTGTATCTGATAGTTTTCTCAAGAGTGAATGGTgtatgtatgaattaaatatagcCCGGATGGAATCACTGCATTCAAAACGTAAACTGATATTAACTGTGATGATTGAGACAATTCCATATGCATCTATTCCATTTGATGTGTTAGATATCATAAACACTTATACGTACCTAAAATATCCGgcaaataaaaatgacaaagatATAAATGTGTTTTGGAACAAATGTGCTGAATTTGTACTTGAATCCTGA
- the LOC139519203 gene encoding uncharacterized protein, giving the protein MKYRYKIADQARIMKKVWIMSIIFALTFPDMSSSNCCQLKQSERCSFLQDINCNLTFTFCSSQIVYNLNIVWFHEGVMIHPNEGFTTTPSKFVVPVTSECIQNVNSVLVFPVSFLPSDYGNYTAKVRGTSGEVTQCSTTVCQGCRIRHHFCQKNDISIPKYPGKNDSWDNFYIFITAGVAAFIIVSIIALTAVIVHCKRRGRRKRSRAVRQNQLESETNISTDDLSDHTYISVHLNVPSSYMGLQNINPSNRSNIHHTYQNRATFDDLSIRNGLSTDDLHYERPFAPPHVSTISRQETTNHYDSVTEDNILGRIARFDGSHSVSTTEQTQPQSTLDVKVNDYQNIRRLS; this is encoded by the exons CACGTATAATGAAGAAAGTTTGGATAATGTCCATTATATTTGCATTGACGTTTCCAGATATGTCAT cTTCGAATTGTTGCCAGTTAAAACAATCTGAAAGATGCAGCTTTTTACAAGATATCAATTGCAATTTGACTTTTACATTTTGTTCATCACAGATTGTTTACAATTTAAATATTGTATGGTTCCATGAAGGTGTTATGATTCACCCAAATGAGGGCTTTACGACTACTCCTTCAAAATTCGTTGTTCCTGTAACGTCCGAATGTATACAAAATGTTAATTCAGTATTGGTGTTCCCGGTATCATTTCTGCCAAGTGATTACGGGAACTATACTGCAAAGGTTAGAGGAACATCAGGGGAAGTAACCCAATGCTCAACAACTGTATGTCAAGGCTGCAGAATTC GACATCATTTCTGCCAGAAGAATGACATTTCAATTCCTAAGTACCCAG GAAAAAACGACAGCTGGGACAActtctatatatttataactgCTGGTGTCGCTGCGTTCATTATTGTATCAATTATTGCGTTAACTGCAGTTATTGTACATTGCAAGAGAAGAG GAAGACGAAAAAGAAGCAGAGCGGTGAG GCAGAATCAGTTAGAGTCAGAAACAAATATATCAACAGATGACCTTTCAGATCACACATATATCTCCGTTCACTTGAATGTCCCAAGCAGTTACATGGGATTACAGAACATAAATCCAAGCAACCGTTCTAATATTCATCACACATACCAGAACAGAGCTACATTTGATGATTTATCGATTCGCAATGGGCTTTCCACAGACGACCTTCACT ATGAAAGACCTTTTGCACCACCTCATGTTTCCACAATTTCTAGACAAGAGACTACTAATCATTATGATAGCGTTACAGAAGATAATATCCTAGGACGCATTGCACGTTTTGATGGAAGTCATTCAGTATCTACTACAGAACAAACCCAACCACAAAGTACCCTCGATGTAAAAG TAAACGACTATCAAAATATAAGAAGATTGTCTTGA